The genome window GAGGAGCAGGAAGGGGTTGGGCTGCATGTAGAACAGGGGGTGAACATTGTCAGGAGGTGGCCATGGAAGGTGCTGGAGGCAGAATTAAGGCAGAGGGGGATGTAATGCAGTAGAGTGGGGAAGGGCCTGGATGCTGGAGCAGAAGGGAGCTGTGTGATGGGGGAGAGTCAGGGGCATGCAGGATATGATTGAGGAGAAGGAGTATCGGGAGTGGCTCTAATGGGGGAAGATACTAAGGGATGGTGGGGAGAGATCCAAGGGTGAGATCTCacaggagatggggagagaaTCTAGGAGAATGTGGATGGCAGGAGACTGAACTGGACAGAGAGAGTGGGAGCAAGGAGCAAGGTGGGGGAGAGATTTATAGGgtggaaaaaattaaatgtaaagtgGAGAAGAGCAGAGTCAGGGAAAGGCTGAGGGGAAGGAAATGGGCAGGTACAAGCAAAAGCAATCAGACTGAAAAACAAGGGAGACAACGGTCAGGATGAAGAATGGGTGTGAAGTGAGCAGTGAGGGAATGTTTGGAGGAGTAACTGAGGGGGATGGTGAGGCCTGTACATCAGACAGCGGGGAAGGAGCAGTTTATGTGAGGATAAGGATAGGTGAGATGGAGCAAGAACGTGAGGAGAGAAGGTGGTGGTTGAGGTTGGCGGAAGAGAGACCCCCCAATGCCCCTAAGTTATGACACTTGCAGCCATGGTGACTAAGTAGCTGATGGAGCATCCTGGCCTCAGCACACCCCCTACACCAAGGAGGGAAGCAGGTGGCACAGAGCCTGCAACAAGAGACGTTGGTGTAGGGAGAATCGTTGGCTCCCCATTAGTGCAGCTCTTCAGCTGCTGTGCACTGGAACTGGGCATTAGGCTGAACCCATTGAACGTGCAGCAGGAGTATATGAAATGTGAATGACTGGTTGCTGCAGTGCAGGTTGTGGGTTGTTGTTCATCTGTTTTCCCAAACAGCCTGACATGTACAAAATGAGCAGCCAGCCCCGTGGAATCTGCCTGATCCTGAACAATCATGACTTTACAAAAGCAAGATCAGAGGTGCCTAAACTTCAAAACATAAAAGACCGGAACGGAACAGATGCCGATGCAGGTACAGCAAGGACTAGAAAAATTCAGATACAGTTTGCATATCTATAAACTCCAGGGAAATTGGAGTAATATGAGAGAGGGGAAGAGGTCTGGCCTACTCTATGAAATTTATTTAACTAGTTATCACAGCgttcactgtcaaactgagaTGGGATATATCAGGTGGGGTTCCACAGTGGTCTGTCCTGGATCtagtactatttaatattttcattaacaagTTGGATGATGGAATAGAGAGTACTACTGTAAAATCTGTGGCTgacaccaagctaggaggggttgccagcactttggaggacaggattagaattcacaaTGATCTTGATAAAATGTAGAATTGTTTTAGAAtcagtaagatgaaattcagtaatgaCAAGTGCACTTACGAAGGCAAAATCCAATGcctaaatacaaaatggggaataattggctaggcagCCGTAATATAGAAGGAGATCTGGGGATTATACTGCATCACAAATttaatgagtcaacaatgtgatgctattggggaaaaaaagcaaatgtcattctgggatgtattagcaggaaggCTGTAGATAAGACATAGGAGGTGATTGTTCTGTTCTGGtagggtttcagctggagcactgtgtccagttctgggcaccacacttcaagaaagatgttatTTGCAAATTTTGTAAGTGTGCGCTCTCCTGTATCATGCaagttgttaatgaaaatattgacaatATTAGATCACTGCTGTTCAAGCCCTTAGATCcttcttttcctctctcctgctcaTTGCTGTGGTAGGTGAGATAAATTCCCAGTCTGAAAACATaagtaatgggggtggggaggtggaatTAAATGTAtaagggtgggggaaaaaagcatgaGCCTAATTCTCTTTAGTGACTGATTAATTTATTTAGTAAAAATTACAAAATGTctccccccccattgcccctTCTGTTTACTTTCCAGCGGCTTTGAAAAAGGTCTTTACCAAACTTCACTTTGAGATAGCAGAGCACAAAGACCTCACTGCACAGGAAATCCGTCACACAGTGCACTTGTACAGGAGCATGGACCACCAGGACCGGGACTGCTTTGTTTGCTGCATCCTTTCCCATGGTGATAAAGGCATCGTATTTGGTACTGATGGGCAGGAAACATCTATCCAGGAACTAACCACTTCTTTTACTGGCATGAACTGCCCCTCACTTGCTGGAAAACCAAAAGTGTTCTTCATTCAGGCCTGCCAAGGGGACACATTCCAGAAAGGGGTACATATAGAAACAGATTCTACAGAGCTGGATTCTTCTGTAGAGGCAGATGCAAGATTTCAGCTGGAGTGCATTCCAGATGAGGCAGACTTCCTGCTTGGAATGGCCACCATGAAGGATTTTGTGTCCTACAGAAGCACAACCCAGGGCACTTGGTATATACAATCACTGTGCGAGCACTTGGAGAAGAGCTGTCCACGGTTAGTACAACTTATTTCAATCTCCTATAGCTACAGCTATCTTATTCATAAAAGCTTTAACACTGATTTGTGTATGTACATACATTTTGTCACCTCTTCATTCTTAGCTTTACACCTTGTCTGTACAAAATTGCACCTGTTGAATTTAAGCTGTGATTTAGTTAAATAGGTGCAAATAGCTCTGCAGATACCCTTACCTACATCAGTTTTTAAACTGACAAGTTAAACCAGTGCTAgcttcttgtgtagacaaggctttataCAAGTGGTGCAATTAGTGGGGTGCTTGGGTGTTGTCTGCACACATCTGCCTCACCTGGAGTGATTGTAGGCAGAGTAACCCACAACCCTCATTGATACAGGTGTTGTGTAAATCTGAGGATGAAGCAGTGACACACATGTAGAATATAAAATCCTATTACAACTGATCTGTAATTATGGTCTCCTATATAAGGGAGTTGCATCCCATTCAGGTATCTGTGAATATCTGTatggaggtggggatgggagcATGTTCCTACACACCCATGTATTTGTACACACAGAGACAGGTCTCGCTCTGTATAAAATAATAGAGAGAATCTCACGCACACACTGCTCCTACATACATACAAAGAGAAAGACCTGAATAGGGTCCAACTCACTTTTTTAGAAGACAGCAATTACAGATCAGGCACTGTAAGTTGTTCAGTGTAGTATAATAAAGGTAAATCCATTATTTGGTCGTTACACAGAGCGAGCACTGCTGGCTTTGATATGGGATAATGTAGTAGCATCTTTAAGCAATCAAAAGGTGTTAGTGGACAGCAGGTTAGGTGAACCCCTTTGCTGTTGCTAATGCTGAGATTCTCATTTTTTCGCAGAGGAGAGGATATTCTCTCGATCCTGACAGCCGTGAACCGGGAGGTGAGCAGGAAGAATGACAGGCTGAACCAAGGGAAGCAGATGCCACAGCCCAGTTTCACACTCAGGAAAAAACTCATCTTCCCCATCAATTGAACAGGGAACTGTAGTCACCCCAACTTGAAATCTGCTATGGGAAAGTCTGCGTCAGTTCTGGGCTTTTGTTTGTTACAAAATTACAGCTTTCAGTATGTCCTCTCAGGGTGGGAACAAACATACCTTTTTTTGAAATGTAGCTTTCCAGAGAGCAGGCTATTTCATTAGAAGTGTTCACTTTTTGTAATCTGCCAGAATTGTGAGTACAGCCAGGTTGCTGGACAGCTCAATGCTCTCACCAGTGCCtgtagatcagtgtttctcagtgACTGGTCCGTGGACCAGCACCAGTCCCTGatatctccctgacacagtttagaaaGGGAggaagccagtccctggtatcagaaaggttgagaaacactgctgtagATGATAGCAGGTATTAATATAGAGGCACTTTTTCAAATGATGTATTTTTCAGGGAGAACTGTCTACCAAATTTGGAAAACAAGATACTGACTAACTTAGAATCAAGTTTAGGGTTGTGCACACATGTAGTTTATGATCAGCTTGTACAAAAGTAAAAAGTAAGTTTCAGAAAATTTTCTCTCCCTGAAAATAATTATACAAATTTTAGTCCAACAGGATagattgaagaaaaaaattgaaagtaTATGACAAGGGCTTACACCAGAAGTGCCTTTTCAAAGCACTGATGGTGAGGCAGGTTAATAGTAATGTCTTTTCTTAATAAAGTGTCCATTAGACTTATTCAGCTTCTGTTCTCAATAAATCTAACTCTCCGCTTCCACACACTGCTCTCCAGTAGAGCCAGTCAGACAGTGGCAGCAAGAGCCTCTGTTATCCATCTTTCAGAGCGTCTGCTTTTAGCAGCTTAAGAATTAAGTCAGTTGTGAAGGTGCAACCCTAAGGAAGCCTGAAGTGGTTGGGCAGCCAGGGGACAAAAATTTACTTTCCTCACTGGTTTTCAAATCCTACTTCTAGTACCAGAGCACAGAAGAATGCCAAATAGACACAATCACCACACTCACTTCTTGCAACACCTCCCTTGGTAGACGGGACTCCAAGCGCTGCTGGGCTTATGAGCTTTGATGCTATTACAAGGTAAAGACTGGTTGCCAGTGATATAAAATAAAGGTAAGCAACAGCAAAGTTAGCTGTCCATTCCATACAGCCTCAGCCAAGTGTAGGAAGGACTCTGACTAGAAGTCTGACTGCCTGGGAGGAGCAGCATCCCTATTTATAGTAGCATATAACTATTGTAGTAATGATTAGCAAGAGGGATAAAAACATTAGCCTCTGAGCACCCATTCATCTACACCACACCAGCCTGTCCTGGTAAGAGCGAGCTTGAGCAGAGATAGGAGTCAGCTGAGCATCATAGTGCAGCACACATACTTGGGGCCAGCATCCATCGCTCTCTCTGGAAACAAAGCAAAATGGAAATGACAGGACAAAAATAGGACACCTTGAATATGACTGATTGATTTGGAAGAGTGAGGGACTGCAGATTTGGCACTGCCTACAGAAATGGAAAATAAACTTGAACATATTGCTACATTTGGATTTACCATCATCAGCAAGTTTCCCTTAGTAACAAGGTCACATTCCCATTAGAGCAATACTGATAACTGACTCTTTCGCTGGACTCTTTCGCTGGACTCTTTCATTATATGACTCTTTCGCCGGACTCTTTCATTATATGCTTCTTCACTCTTTGTGATCAGTTTGCGTCTGTGGGAATAGGAAGGGGAAGTGTTACAAAAGGGATAGTAGAGTATCTACTCACATCTGCCTCTGTTAcgtagccttttattttactgAAAGTGAATTTTTTAATGTGGTGTTACACCA of Natator depressus isolate rNatDep1 chromosome 11, rNatDep2.hap1, whole genome shotgun sequence contains these proteins:
- the LOC141996122 gene encoding caspase-8-like; the encoded protein is MDFHKLLYTISEALATEDLVALKFLSLEHIPLRKQEGIRDPEALFLALEEKGMMEEDNLSFLKELLFRINRIDLLTDKLSSSREEMERELQIPGRAKVSQFRYLLFQLSENITTDELKSLKFLLMKELPKCKLDNEMTLINVFIEMEKKGLLAEENLETLKTICEKIDKSLLKKIEEYESERNVEMYITEGHGGQTGVSEVQDSLWPSQTASDSPGIHEEIQQPDMYKMSSQPRGICLILNNHDFTKARSEVPKLQNIKDRNGTDADAAALKKVFTKLHFEIAEHKDLTAQEIRHTVHLYRSMDHQDRDCFVCCILSHGDKGIVFGTDGQETSIQELTTSFTGMNCPSLAGKPKVFFIQACQGDTFQKGVHIETDSTELDSSVEADARFQLECIPDEADFLLGMATMKDFVSYRSTTQGTWYIQSLCEHLEKSCPRGEDILSILTAVNREVSRKNDRLNQGKQMPQPSFTLRKKLIFPIN